One Deltaproteobacteria bacterium genomic region harbors:
- a CDS encoding M20/M25/M40 family metallo-hydrolase, whose product METTGVKRHDQAGPVQPRRLRKLLKRMIDIYSPSGKEEELLAYLSSYLKRQGLPVMRQEVDDSRYNIVVHPPSGDACLCLVGHLDTVVAYDLDQYGYDTEEDRVTGLGAADMKGGCAAMIEAYMAAWETLSGRVPAALALVVGEEEDGDGAQRLVEEYHFPWAIIGEPTNLMPCLGHYGYLEIQLVTRGTRAHASLANRGKNPVEAMLRVLLALTSHIEKKRPRLVCNIRELYSSPAGFVVPDRCEVWIDVHMPHDAPVGAITVELEEVVAEEQKRNADLETSLSYSTINAGYDIPEKGTLVQVLKDVFRERSLPWSPQVFRSHSDAGILWEAGIKPLILGPGGIEQAHAPEESVSFEEVLRAAVLYRDCLVALSTRQV is encoded by the coding sequence ATGGAAACAACAGGCGTAAAAAGACATGACCAGGCGGGACCCGTCCAACCCCGAAGGCTCAGAAAGCTCCTGAAACGGATGATCGATATCTACAGTCCTTCGGGCAAGGAGGAGGAACTGCTTGCGTATCTTTCTTCCTACCTGAAACGCCAGGGGCTTCCGGTCATGCGGCAGGAGGTGGATGACAGCCGGTACAATATCGTGGTTCATCCGCCATCGGGTGATGCCTGTCTCTGCCTGGTGGGTCACCTCGATACGGTCGTAGCCTACGATCTTGATCAGTACGGGTATGACACGGAAGAAGACAGGGTGACCGGCCTGGGCGCGGCCGATATGAAGGGAGGGTGCGCCGCCATGATTGAGGCCTATATGGCGGCATGGGAAACCCTTTCCGGCAGGGTTCCCGCTGCCCTTGCACTGGTCGTCGGAGAGGAAGAGGACGGAGACGGCGCGCAACGGCTGGTCGAGGAATATCATTTTCCCTGGGCCATCATCGGTGAACCGACGAACCTCATGCCCTGCCTGGGGCATTACGGATATCTGGAGATCCAGCTGGTAACCAGGGGAACACGGGCGCATGCCTCGCTGGCAAACCGGGGGAAAAACCCCGTGGAGGCCATGCTCAGGGTCCTTCTTGCCCTGACCTCTCATATCGAGAAGAAACGGCCGAGGCTGGTCTGTAATATCCGTGAACTCTACAGTTCCCCCGCGGGGTTCGTCGTTCCCGACCGGTGCGAGGTCTGGATCGATGTACACATGCCTCATGACGCTCCCGTCGGGGCCATCACGGTGGAACTCGAGGAAGTGGTTGCGGAGGAACAGAAGAGGAATGCCGACCTGGAAACATCGCTCTCTTACAGCACTATCAACGCCGGCTATGATATTCCGGAAAAGGGTACACTCGTCCAGGTGCTGAAGGATGTTTTCAGGGAACGGTCCCTTCCCTGGTCGCCGCAGGTATTTCGCAGTCATTCCGATGCCGGCATCCTCTGGGAGGCGGGAATAAAGCCCCTGATCCTGGGACCGGGAGGTATCGAGCAGGCCCATGCTCCGGAAGAGTCGGTTTCCTTTGAAGAGGTCCTTCGGGCGGCCGTCCTCTACCGGGACTGTCTCGTCGCGTTGTCAACGAGGCAGGTGTGA
- a CDS encoding GNAT family N-acetyltransferase — MNGRQEEQQIARISIMAKVEFLPAVTGLVRETSITLGLSGKEAQHFELVVEEACTNVIEHAFDPDELGTYDVTILRRPGQLVVAVDDRGIPFDLMKYETGRGSSLGVILMKAFIDEVHFLNRGHQGKRVELIKNLPFQDISAYVTQEEKVLSPTVPALSPDIPITVRPTMPEDSVGLARCIYRCYGYSYPNHNIYYPDRLKELLKSGLLLSYVAVNPEGEIIGHIAIQRNRKDAHIGVLGQAVVDPRYRGNGFLGQMIHSFIDYAKKQGLNGTYSEAVTIHSYSQKACLAIGGFETGVLLGFLPADMVFRKIEEETGLRRTAMLLYTSMGGEPPRDVYPPFHHEAIIRDIYRHGTLKRTIISADDSREQAIKCPHAEVNVRVMAELGIASIQVTRFGADLEQLVAFRKKELCLRHIDAIYVELPLADPAVQSSVPRLELLGFFFAGIVPEQSEGDVLHLQYLNNLDVGNEEDIKTASDFGKCLVEYVLKARNRAGGFNT; from the coding sequence ATGAACGGAAGACAGGAAGAACAGCAGATAGCCCGAATATCGATCATGGCGAAGGTGGAATTCCTGCCCGCTGTGACGGGCCTGGTACGAGAGACGTCAATCACACTGGGATTAAGCGGGAAAGAGGCACAGCACTTTGAACTGGTGGTGGAAGAAGCCTGTACCAATGTTATCGAACATGCCTTTGATCCCGATGAGCTCGGCACCTATGATGTAACAATCCTGCGCAGGCCGGGACAGCTGGTCGTAGCCGTGGACGACCGGGGTATCCCCTTCGATTTAATGAAATACGAGACCGGCCGGGGATCCAGCCTCGGTGTTATACTGATGAAAGCCTTCATCGACGAGGTCCATTTCCTCAACAGGGGACATCAGGGCAAACGCGTTGAATTGATTAAAAATCTTCCCTTCCAGGATATCTCGGCCTATGTAACGCAAGAGGAGAAGGTCCTATCACCAACGGTTCCCGCATTGTCCCCGGATATTCCCATAACAGTGCGGCCCACAATGCCGGAGGATTCAGTAGGCCTTGCCCGGTGCATTTACCGCTGCTATGGTTACAGCTATCCCAACCATAACATCTACTATCCGGACAGGCTGAAGGAACTGCTGAAAAGCGGCCTGCTCCTTTCCTATGTCGCCGTGAACCCCGAGGGTGAGATCATAGGACACATAGCCATTCAGAGAAACCGGAAAGATGCACATATCGGCGTATTAGGCCAGGCTGTCGTCGACCCCCGTTACAGGGGCAATGGTTTCCTGGGACAGATGATTCACTCCTTTATCGATTATGCAAAGAAACAGGGGCTTAACGGAACTTACAGTGAAGCTGTGACCATCCACAGCTACAGCCAGAAAGCGTGTCTTGCCATCGGCGGATTCGAGACGGGCGTCCTCTTGGGGTTTCTCCCTGCTGATATGGTGTTTAGAAAAATTGAGGAAGAGACCGGGCTACGCCGGACGGCGATGCTCCTCTATACAAGTATGGGAGGAGAACCGCCCAGGGACGTGTACCCGCCGTTTCATCACGAGGCTATTATCCGCGACATATACAGGCACGGGACATTGAAGCGCACCATCATAAGTGCGGATGACTCAAGGGAACAGGCCATCAAATGCCCGCATGCGGAGGTGAATGTCAGAGTGATGGCGGAATTAGGAATTGCTTCCATTCAGGTGACCAGATTCGGGGCCGATCTTGAGCAATTGGTTGCGTTCCGCAAGAAGGAATTGTGTCTCCGGCACATTGACGCCATCTATGTCGAGCTGCCGCTTGCCGATCCCGCAGTGCAGAGTTCAGTACCACGACTGGAACTTTTGGGATTTTTCTTTGCCGGCATCGTTCCCGAACAATCCGAAGGAGACGTCCTGCACCTGCAGTATCTCAACAACTTGGACGTCGGAAATGAAGAAGACATTAAAACTGCATCAGATTTCGGTAAATGCCTGGTCGAGTATGTACTCAAGGCCAGAAACCGGGCTGGTGGGTTCAATACCTGA
- a CDS encoding pyridoxal phosphate-dependent aminotransferase: MRFDIAKTGTGLTYEIRNIVGVANKLMENGVSITWENIGDPVIKGEKIPAWMKDCVKEIISNDSSFAYSPTKGMDETREFLAELVNKRGQYKLHKDDIIFFNGLGDAIARAYSSMRIDARIIMPEPTYSTHLLAEVHHASFPPNTYRMNPYHNWQPDIAEMERKVKSHNTIVGILVINPDNPTGYVYPEETIRDIVRIAKEYDLFLVFDETYRNLVYNGQKTVPLSDVIEDVPAVSMKGISKEFPWPGSRCGWIEVYNADKDETFARYINTIFTQKMSEVCSTTLPQMSIPVIMSHPEYHKYLNKRTRHYEKLSNIAFNILKDVPYTVVNRTNGAFYMTVVFNDAVLNGKQKLHIENAAVKDYVDTIIDGRMEKDKRFVYYLLAATGICVVPLTSFFTALPGFRFTLLERDVSKFEKTINTIAEKIVEYVESSK, encoded by the coding sequence ATGAGATTCGACATCGCGAAAACGGGGACCGGCCTGACCTATGAGATACGAAATATCGTGGGCGTAGCCAACAAATTGATGGAAAACGGTGTCAGCATCACCTGGGAGAACATCGGAGACCCCGTCATAAAAGGGGAAAAAATACCGGCCTGGATGAAGGACTGTGTCAAGGAAATCATCAGTAACGATTCATCATTCGCCTATTCGCCGACCAAGGGGATGGACGAAACCCGCGAGTTCCTGGCAGAACTGGTCAACAAACGGGGACAGTACAAACTTCATAAGGACGATATCATTTTCTTCAACGGTCTCGGCGACGCCATCGCCCGCGCCTACAGTTCGATGCGTATCGACGCCCGCATCATCATGCCGGAACCGACCTACTCCACCCATCTGCTCGCAGAGGTTCATCATGCTTCATTTCCGCCGAACACGTACCGCATGAACCCCTATCACAACTGGCAGCCGGACATCGCCGAAATGGAGCGCAAGGTCAAGAGCCACAATACCATCGTGGGGATCCTGGTCATCAACCCCGATAATCCGACAGGATACGTGTACCCCGAGGAAACCATCCGGGATATCGTCCGCATCGCAAAGGAATACGACCTTTTCCTGGTGTTCGATGAAACGTACCGGAATCTTGTCTATAACGGGCAGAAAACCGTTCCCCTCTCCGATGTCATCGAGGACGTCCCCGCCGTCAGCATGAAAGGGATCTCGAAGGAGTTCCCCTGGCCCGGCTCGCGGTGCGGCTGGATCGAGGTATACAACGCCGACAAGGACGAGACCTTCGCACGGTACATCAACACCATCTTTACGCAGAAGATGTCCGAGGTCTGTTCCACCACCCTGCCGCAGATGTCGATCCCCGTCATCATGAGCCACCCCGAATATCACAAGTATCTGAACAAGCGGACTCGCCACTACGAGAAATTGTCGAATATCGCCTTCAATATCCTCAAGGACGTACCGTACACCGTCGTGAACAGGACGAACGGGGCCTTTTACATGACCGTCGTCTTCAACGATGCGGTGCTGAATGGCAAACAGAAACTGCATATCGAGAATGCCGCCGTCAAGGATTACGTCGACACGATAATCGACGGCCGCATGGAAAAGGACAAGCGTTTCGTTTACTACCTCCTGGCCGCGACGGGCATCTGCGTCGTACCGCTGACCTCCTTTTTCACCGCCCTGCCGGGGTTCCGCTTCACGCTCCTTGAACGGGATGTTTCAAAGTTTGAAAAGACCATCAATACGATAGCAGAAAAGATCGTGGAATACGTGGAATCTTCGAAATAG
- a CDS encoding GNAT family N-acetyltransferase has protein sequence MEKEQQQKGNNNGNRERVEIDIREMEIDDLATVFHMGEQLFKAKDVPNLYRTWDEYEVITFFQGDTELCLVAEVEGRVVGFLLGTTVTKSRSAWKYGLMAWLGVNASCRRHGVAKKLFEEFRDIMEEQGVRMLLVDTEADNEEALRFFEKIGFDSPEEHVYLSLNLATKRRRSRKLKKNNGNNRRKKT, from the coding sequence ATGGAAAAAGAACAGCAACAGAAGGGGAACAACAACGGTAACCGGGAACGGGTTGAGATCGACATTCGTGAAATGGAGATAGACGACCTGGCAACAGTGTTTCACATGGGCGAGCAGCTCTTCAAGGCCAAGGATGTACCGAACCTCTACCGGACCTGGGATGAATATGAGGTCATCACGTTTTTCCAGGGCGATACGGAACTCTGCCTCGTGGCCGAGGTGGAGGGTCGTGTGGTGGGGTTTCTCCTGGGCACGACGGTGACCAAGAGCCGCTCCGCATGGAAGTACGGCCTCATGGCATGGCTCGGTGTCAATGCATCGTGCCGCCGTCACGGTGTTGCGAAGAAGCTTTTCGAGGAATTCAGGGATATCATGGAGGAACAGGGGGTCCGCATGCTTCTCGTCGATACCGAGGCCGACAATGAGGAGGCCCTGCGGTTTTTCGAGAAAATCGGCTTTGACAGTCCCGAGGAACATGTGTACCTGAGCCTCAACCTTGCAACGAAGAGGCGCCGGTCGAGAAAATTGAAAAAGAACAATGGAAACAACAGGCGTAAAAAGACATGA